Proteins from a genomic interval of Streptomyces sp. NBC_01445:
- a CDS encoding response regulator transcription factor, with amino-acid sequence MRVVIAEDNALLREGLVLLLSSAGHEVVAVAGSGPEVLPALLEHRPEVAVLDVRMPPGFRDEGLRAALAARKSLPGLPVLVLSQYVEESYAAELLGDGASGVGYLLKDRVGRVDEFLDALDRVAGGGTALDPEVVTELLSRRRDDPVDGLTPRERQVLELMAEGRGNTTIAETLVVSERAVSKHIGNVFAKLGLPPSDSGHRRVLAVLAYLNRA; translated from the coding sequence GTGCGTGTGGTGATCGCTGAGGACAACGCGCTCCTGCGCGAGGGGCTCGTCCTGCTGCTGAGCTCGGCCGGGCACGAAGTCGTGGCCGTCGCCGGGAGCGGGCCCGAGGTGCTGCCCGCGCTGCTGGAGCACCGGCCGGAGGTGGCGGTGCTCGATGTGCGGATGCCGCCGGGGTTCCGGGACGAGGGGCTGCGGGCGGCCCTGGCGGCCCGAAAGTCCTTGCCGGGACTGCCTGTTCTGGTGCTGTCGCAGTACGTCGAGGAGTCGTACGCCGCCGAACTCCTGGGTGACGGCGCGAGCGGTGTCGGCTATCTGCTCAAGGACCGGGTCGGCCGGGTCGACGAGTTCCTCGACGCGCTCGACCGGGTGGCCGGGGGCGGTACGGCCCTCGACCCCGAGGTCGTCACGGAGCTGCTCAGCCGCCGCCGGGACGACCCGGTCGACGGGCTCACGCCGCGCGAGCGCCAGGTGCTGGAGCTGATGGCGGAGGGCCGGGGCAACACGACGATCGCGGAGACGCTGGTCGTGTCCGAGCGGGCCGTCAGCAAGCACATCGGCAATGTCTTCGCGAAGCTCGGGCTGCCCCCGAGCGACAGCGGGCACCGGCGGGTGCTCGCCGTCCTGGCCTACCTCAACAGGGCGTAG
- the galE gene encoding UDP-glucose 4-epimerase GalE translates to MTWLITGGAGYIGAHVVRAMQEAGERTVVYDDLSTGVAERVPDGVPLVVASTLDADAVARTIAGHGITGVVHLAAKKQVGESVELPLHYYRENVEGLRVLLEAVTAGGVPSFVFSSSAAVYGMPDVDLVTEDTPCLPMSPYGETKLAGEWLVRATGRAHGLATASLRYFNVAGAAAPELADTGVFNLVPMVFERLTDGEAPRIFGADYPTPDGTCVRDYIHVVDLAEAHVAAARRLCGEAPGTDLTLNIGRGEGVSVLEMVELINATTGHGTDPVVTPRRPGDPARVVASADRIATELGWTAKRDVRDMVESAWQGWVRVHGTAVG, encoded by the coding sequence ATGACCTGGCTGATCACCGGCGGTGCCGGTTACATCGGGGCGCACGTCGTCCGCGCCATGCAGGAGGCGGGCGAGCGGACCGTGGTCTACGACGATCTGTCCACCGGCGTCGCCGAGCGCGTCCCGGACGGCGTACCCCTCGTAGTCGCCTCGACCCTGGACGCGGACGCCGTGGCGCGCACCATCGCCGGGCACGGCATCACGGGCGTCGTCCACCTCGCCGCGAAGAAGCAGGTCGGCGAGTCGGTGGAACTGCCGCTGCACTACTACCGCGAGAACGTCGAGGGCCTGCGCGTCCTCCTGGAGGCGGTCACGGCGGGCGGCGTCCCGTCCTTCGTCTTCTCCTCGTCCGCCGCGGTGTACGGCATGCCCGACGTCGACCTCGTCACCGAGGACACCCCGTGCCTGCCGATGAGCCCGTACGGCGAGACGAAGCTCGCCGGCGAGTGGCTGGTCCGCGCGACGGGCCGGGCGCACGGCCTCGCCACGGCCTCCCTGCGCTACTTCAACGTGGCGGGTGCGGCCGCCCCCGAACTGGCCGACACCGGCGTCTTCAACCTCGTACCGATGGTCTTCGAGAGGCTCACCGACGGCGAGGCCCCGCGGATCTTCGGCGCGGACTACCCGACACCGGACGGGACCTGTGTACGCGACTACATCCACGTCGTCGACCTCGCCGAGGCCCACGTGGCCGCCGCCCGCCGCCTCTGCGGCGAGGCCCCGGGCACGGACCTCACCCTCAACATCGGCCGCGGCGAAGGCGTCTCGGTCCTGGAGATGGTCGAGCTGATCAACGCGACGACGGGCCACGGCACCGACCCCGTCGTCACCCCGCGCCGCCCCGGCGACCCGGCCCGCGTCGTCGCCTCCGCGGACCGCATCGCGACGGAGCTCGGCTGGACGGCGAAGCGCGACGTACGCGACATGGTCGAGTCGGCGTGGCAGGGCTGGGTCCGGGTGCACGGGACCGCCGTGGGGTGA
- a CDS encoding glycosyltransferase family 2 protein — MEAVQPEPQQPSPPQSQVSVVVIGYNDAARVPDAVRSALSQGPAVREVIAVDDCSTDGSGELLRRTADDEPRLKVVRRAANSGGCGTPRNDGIDTASAPYVMFLDSDDVLPPGAVDALLGAALAHGTEVAAGLCVRRELPSGRDIPWQPELYAEPAVVPHPERRPRLVHDTLCVNKLYRTDFLREHGIRFPDGRFVYEDFVFTARVLAAGPRIALVPDTVYIWHVRRDADRLSLSLDRAGLDNWTGRIEAHRQSVDILLTASHKRLARAARTRFLDHSLRMYARELDLRSPGYRAEWWDRTRAYLATFDTADIDAAPAPGRVVARVILASDHPRDLPRLKEVAARPARLRPPYARAADGTPIWSDDLPQVTLEHLLVRPMGLLPIAIEAELRPRARGSRLRLRLHDLYGRVAEAGPATVDIEVMDRRRHRPARRRTVTLVPGRDAGTWEAETSLDLSALAAGTWDLRLHVNFADGTSRDASAHAVTGPGLLRRTALPSLRHGMLLAHPYATHSGALAVRLAPGVRGALAVARGRLNRLVH, encoded by the coding sequence GTGGAAGCAGTGCAGCCCGAGCCCCAGCAGCCGTCGCCCCCGCAGTCACAGGTTTCCGTCGTCGTCATCGGCTACAACGACGCGGCACGGGTCCCCGACGCCGTGCGCTCCGCCCTCTCCCAGGGCCCCGCGGTCCGCGAGGTGATCGCCGTCGACGACTGTTCGACGGACGGCAGCGGCGAGTTGCTCCGGCGCACGGCGGACGACGAGCCACGTCTGAAGGTGGTGCGCCGCGCCGCGAACAGCGGCGGCTGCGGCACCCCGCGCAACGACGGCATCGACACTGCCTCGGCCCCGTACGTCATGTTCCTGGACAGCGACGACGTGCTGCCGCCCGGCGCCGTCGACGCCCTGCTCGGCGCGGCGCTCGCCCACGGCACCGAGGTCGCCGCCGGCCTGTGCGTGCGCCGCGAACTCCCCTCGGGCCGCGACATCCCGTGGCAGCCGGAGCTGTACGCCGAGCCCGCCGTGGTCCCCCACCCGGAGCGCCGCCCCCGCCTCGTCCACGACACCCTCTGCGTCAACAAGCTCTACCGCACGGACTTCCTGCGCGAGCACGGGATCCGCTTCCCCGACGGCCGCTTCGTCTACGAGGACTTCGTGTTCACCGCGCGCGTACTCGCCGCCGGACCGCGCATCGCGCTCGTCCCCGACACGGTCTACATCTGGCACGTGCGCCGCGACGCCGACCGCCTGTCGCTCTCCCTCGACCGGGCCGGACTCGACAACTGGACCGGCCGCATCGAGGCGCACCGCCAGTCCGTCGACATCCTCCTGACCGCCTCGCACAAGCGCCTGGCGCGCGCGGCCCGCACCCGCTTCCTCGACCACAGCCTGCGCATGTACGCCCGCGAGCTCGACCTGCGCAGCCCCGGGTACCGCGCCGAGTGGTGGGACCGCACCCGCGCCTACCTCGCCACGTTCGACACGGCCGACATCGACGCGGCGCCCGCCCCCGGCCGCGTCGTCGCCCGCGTGATCCTCGCCTCCGACCACCCGCGCGACCTGCCCCGCCTCAAGGAGGTCGCGGCCCGCCCCGCCCGGCTGCGCCCGCCCTACGCACGCGCCGCGGACGGCACGCCGATCTGGTCCGACGACCTCCCCCAGGTGACCCTGGAGCACCTCCTCGTACGCCCCATGGGCCTCCTCCCCATCGCCATAGAGGCGGAACTGCGGCCACGCGCGCGTGGCTCACGGCTGCGGCTGCGCCTGCACGACCTGTACGGCCGCGTCGCCGAGGCGGGCCCCGCCACCGTCGACATCGAGGTCATGGACCGCCGGCGCCACCGCCCCGCCAGGCGCCGCACCGTGACCCTCGTACCCGGACGCGACGCCGGGACCTGGGAGGCCGAGACGTCCCTCGACCTGTCCGCGCTCGCCGCCGGCACCTGGGACCTGCGCCTCCATGTGAACTTCGCGGACGGCACGAGCCGCGACGCCAGCGCCCACGCCGTCACCGGCCCCGGCCTCCTGCGCCGCACCGCCCTGCCGAGCCTGCGCCACGGCATGCTGCTCGCCCATCCGTACGCGACCCACTCCGGCGCCCTCGCCGTACGCCTCGCACCGGGCGTACGCGGAGCCCTTGCGGTGGCACGCGGCCGCCTCAACCGCCTGGTTCACTAG
- a CDS encoding glycosyltransferase family 87 protein — MTLETQPPTTSAPVHATWVRPGPLARAALPLTWLATRAAMLVLLVTDERAPLGVGGIAHEVHTLYARWYAPLADGAFPAGDAMWQYPPGAGPVLLAPGLIPGLTYFQGFVALTLATDALVTLALARTGARPRRSAGGAWLWVAGLPLLLHIPLARYDIEVTALAVFALLLMGRFPRAGGVLAACGALVKVWPALTLLGTPRGRTSREAWTAALTSGVAILLALAVAFRSPFSFLRHQGERGVQIESLGGTVLSFARRAGWSGHIRYQFGAMEYVGPHVGAVATASLVLTAVAAALLMLWRLRAVSWSPATPFDAALCAVLLFTVTSRVISPQYLIWLLGLAAVCLTSRHTTQRLVAALVVAAAGLSALAYPVLYRDVEAATWTGSLLMLARNGLLLGGAVLSFRSLWKGSEA, encoded by the coding sequence GTGACGCTCGAGACTCAGCCGCCCACCACCTCAGCGCCCGTCCACGCGACCTGGGTCCGCCCAGGACCCCTCGCACGGGCGGCGCTCCCCCTGACCTGGCTGGCCACCCGCGCCGCGATGCTCGTCCTGCTCGTCACGGACGAGCGCGCCCCGCTCGGCGTCGGAGGCATCGCGCACGAGGTGCACACGCTGTACGCCCGCTGGTACGCCCCCCTCGCCGACGGCGCCTTCCCCGCCGGTGACGCGATGTGGCAGTACCCGCCCGGCGCGGGCCCCGTCCTCCTGGCGCCCGGCCTGATCCCAGGCCTCACGTACTTCCAGGGCTTCGTCGCACTCACGCTCGCCACGGACGCCCTGGTCACGCTCGCCCTCGCCCGGACCGGCGCGCGGCCGAGACGCAGTGCGGGCGGCGCCTGGCTGTGGGTGGCCGGGCTGCCGCTCCTGCTCCACATCCCGCTGGCCCGCTACGACATCGAGGTCACCGCGCTCGCCGTGTTCGCGCTGCTGCTCATGGGGCGGTTCCCGCGCGCGGGCGGCGTGCTCGCGGCGTGCGGCGCGCTGGTGAAGGTGTGGCCGGCGCTCACCCTGCTCGGCACGCCCCGGGGACGTACCAGCCGGGAGGCGTGGACGGCGGCGCTCACCTCCGGCGTCGCGATCCTGCTGGCCCTCGCGGTCGCGTTCCGCTCGCCGTTCTCGTTCCTGCGCCACCAGGGCGAGCGGGGTGTGCAGATCGAGTCGCTGGGCGGCACGGTCCTGTCGTTCGCGCGGCGGGCGGGCTGGTCCGGACACATCCGCTACCAGTTCGGGGCGATGGAGTACGTCGGCCCACACGTGGGCGCGGTGGCCACGGCCTCCCTGGTACTCACCGCCGTCGCGGCGGCGCTGCTGATGCTCTGGCGGCTGCGGGCGGTGAGCTGGAGCCCCGCGACGCCGTTCGACGCGGCCCTCTGCGCCGTCCTGCTCTTCACCGTCACCAGCCGCGTGATCAGCCCGCAGTACCTGATCTGGCTGCTCGGGCTCGCCGCGGTCTGCCTCACCTCGCGCCACACCACCCAGCGCCTCGTCGCCGCACTCGTCGTGGCAGCGGCCGGCCTGAGCGCGCTCGCGTACCCGGTCCTGTACCGCGACGTCGAGGCCGCCACCTGGACGGGCTCGCTGCTGATGCTGGCGCGCAACGGCCTGCTCCTCGGAGGTGCCGTCCTCTCGTTCCGTTCCCTCTGGAAGGGATCAGAGGCGTAA
- a CDS encoding MarR family winged helix-turn-helix transcriptional regulator produces the protein MTTETTETPGDEEFLRLDRQICFSLNAASRAFGGVYRTLLKDLGLTYPQYLVMLVLWEDGELPVKRLGERLRLDSGTLSPLLKRLEAAGLVQRERSARDERSVNVRPTGAGTELRERAALVPRRIAAATGFDLVEIEDMRARLDRLTRALDGAALDA, from the coding sequence ATGACCACCGAGACGACCGAGACGCCCGGCGACGAGGAATTCCTGCGGCTCGACCGCCAGATCTGCTTCTCCCTGAACGCCGCGTCGCGCGCGTTCGGCGGCGTCTACCGCACGCTCCTCAAGGACCTGGGCCTGACCTACCCCCAGTACCTGGTCATGCTCGTGCTCTGGGAGGACGGCGAGCTGCCCGTGAAGCGGCTCGGGGAGCGGCTGCGGCTCGACTCGGGCACACTGTCGCCGCTGCTCAAGCGGCTGGAGGCGGCCGGCCTGGTCCAGCGGGAGCGCAGCGCGCGCGACGAGCGCTCGGTGAACGTCCGGCCGACCGGCGCGGGCACCGAGCTGCGGGAGCGCGCGGCGCTGGTGCCGCGCCGGATCGCGGCCGCGACGGGGTTCGACCTGGTGGAGATCGAGGACATGCGCGCCCGCCTGGACCGCCTGACGAGGGCGCTGGACGGGGCGGCGCTGGACGCATAG
- a CDS encoding organic hydroperoxide resistance protein yields MEAIYTAVATATHGRDGRAVSSDGRLDLQLAIPTEMGGNGQGTNPEQLFAAGYSACFASALGLVGRAAKVDVSDAAVTAEVGIGKQGEGFGLAVTLRVELPETVDAETGRKLVEQAHQVCPYSNATRGNIDVELVVE; encoded by the coding sequence ATGGAAGCGATCTACACCGCCGTAGCCACCGCCACGCATGGCCGTGACGGCCGCGCCGTCAGCTCCGACGGCCGCCTCGACCTCCAGCTGGCCATCCCCACGGAGATGGGCGGCAACGGCCAGGGCACCAACCCCGAGCAGCTCTTCGCTGCCGGGTACTCCGCCTGTTTCGCCAGCGCGCTCGGTCTCGTCGGCCGCGCCGCGAAGGTCGACGTCAGCGACGCCGCGGTGACCGCCGAGGTCGGCATCGGCAAGCAGGGTGAGGGCTTCGGGCTCGCGGTGACGCTGCGCGTGGAGCTGCCGGAGACGGTCGACGCCGAGACCGGCCGCAAGCTCGTCGAGCAGGCCCACCAGGTCTGCCCGTACTCGAACGCGACCCGCGGCAACATCGACGTCGAGCTCGTCGTCGAGTAG
- a CDS encoding glycosyltransferase family 39 protein, whose protein sequence is MRISSDGPRGRTPRVLPAAAPAVTAVLLPGLVMVGLGLWGLDRGTIWRDEAATMLVATRSLPQIHHLLGNIDAVHGLYYVLIHFVLGGQTDAYLMRLPSVFGAAAAACLVAALGVRLVRPRVGLWAGLLYAASPFTGYYAQEGRSYAIVAAGAAAATLMLVRCVRHPSWPAWAGYAALVTVTAWLHEFAVLVLAAHAVTLLVSRAAPVLWRGWASAAAAAVLLVLPLADEARGQSFQVAWIRRPGWEDAEALLRLAAGHPGAVFNTTLLLAAAAVLAPAVRRGACGLVAVALPLAVVPPALLLTVSQWQPLYAPRYTFFAFAGLPLLVAAGADAVLRRLPGRVRPSWYVQVTAGAALVAVAFWVQFPAQLRERSPEGRRDDFGAVARMAERDLRPGDALLYLPKTGRRLTETYPRAVAGVRDVALKSSGARSGTLYGVDASPAELRARMACLPRVWVLFDAEAGHPGWHTRNTVELTKLALLERDFMPLAESRRRSGLLRLYERVGGPAPTCAASAGPPAGATAAPTEPTLESP, encoded by the coding sequence GTGCGCATCTCTTCGGACGGTCCGCGAGGCCGCACCCCCAGGGTCCTTCCCGCCGCCGCACCCGCCGTGACCGCGGTCCTGCTGCCGGGCCTGGTGATGGTGGGCCTCGGGCTCTGGGGGCTCGACCGCGGCACGATCTGGCGGGACGAGGCCGCGACGATGCTCGTCGCCACCCGCTCCCTGCCCCAGATCCACCATCTCCTCGGCAACATCGACGCCGTCCACGGCCTCTACTACGTACTGATCCACTTCGTACTCGGCGGGCAGACCGACGCCTACCTGATGCGACTGCCGTCCGTCTTCGGTGCGGCCGCGGCGGCCTGCCTCGTCGCCGCGCTCGGGGTCCGCCTGGTCCGGCCCCGCGTGGGCCTGTGGGCCGGACTCCTGTACGCCGCCTCGCCGTTCACCGGCTACTACGCGCAGGAGGGCCGCTCGTACGCGATCGTCGCGGCGGGCGCCGCCGCGGCGACGCTCATGCTCGTCCGCTGCGTACGGCATCCGTCGTGGCCCGCCTGGGCCGGGTACGCCGCGCTCGTGACGGTGACCGCGTGGCTCCACGAGTTCGCCGTGCTCGTCCTCGCCGCGCACGCCGTCACCCTCCTCGTCTCACGCGCCGCCCCCGTGCTGTGGCGGGGCTGGGCGTCCGCCGCCGCTGCCGCCGTCCTGCTGGTCCTGCCCCTCGCCGACGAGGCGCGGGGGCAGAGCTTCCAGGTGGCGTGGATCCGCAGGCCGGGCTGGGAGGACGCGGAGGCGTTGCTGCGGCTCGCCGCCGGGCACCCCGGTGCCGTCTTCAACACCACGCTTCTGCTCGCCGCCGCCGCGGTGCTCGCCCCCGCGGTCCGCCGGGGGGCGTGCGGACTCGTGGCGGTCGCGCTGCCGCTGGCAGTGGTGCCGCCCGCGCTGCTGTTGACCGTCTCGCAGTGGCAGCCGCTGTACGCGCCGCGCTACACGTTCTTCGCGTTCGCCGGGCTGCCCCTGCTGGTGGCGGCGGGCGCGGACGCGGTCCTGCGGCGCCTGCCGGGCCGGGTGCGGCCCTCCTGGTACGTCCAGGTGACCGCCGGGGCCGCCCTGGTCGCGGTGGCGTTCTGGGTGCAGTTCCCGGCGCAGCTGCGCGAGCGGTCGCCCGAGGGCCGCAGGGACGACTTCGGGGCCGTGGCGCGCATGGCCGAGCGGGACCTGCGGCCCGGCGACGCGCTGCTCTACCTGCCGAAGACCGGCCGGCGCCTGACGGAGACGTACCCGCGCGCGGTCGCGGGTGTGCGCGACGTGGCCCTGAAGTCGTCAGGCGCCCGTTCCGGAACCCTGTACGGCGTGGACGCGAGCCCCGCCGAACTGCGCGCCCGGATGGCGTGCCTGCCCCGCGTCTGGGTCCTCTTCGACGCGGAGGCGGGGCACCCCGGCTGGCACACCCGCAACACCGTCGAACTCACCAAACTCGCGCTCCTGGAGCGGGACTTCATGCCCCTCGCCGAGTCGAGACGCCGTAGCGGGCTGCTGCGCCTGTACGAGCGTGTGGGCGGCCCGGCGCCCACGTGCGCGGCCTCTGCGGGGCCGCCTGCCGGGGCGACCGCCGCGCCCACCGAGCCCACGCTGGAGTCACCGTGA
- a CDS encoding acyltransferase family protein produces MTATLLPAPARPRSADARAPRLDSLTGMRFIAALAVFVHHTTGLAPGKGLAQAPVLFPYSTMGVNGVGFFFVLSGFLLAWGHRPGTRRGLFYWRRAGRIWPAHLAATIPCIWVFYLWGGVPTDAFSFVTSLLLVQTWFPGVVPMFPGNSVAWTLSVEVFFYLLFPWVIGPALRLRTRTLALLAASGLTAMWAVNWWAAAHLSPFAREWVMRHPVTRLPEFAVGLVCAIALRRGHRIALRPAALLAAFAAYTAVYCHRTVWFSPDTVGQLEWTVRPFVAVFSALLIVAYAQRELSGRRGALCSRPMVLLGAWSYAFYLLHQTLNRYVQDTWGRMRPDNSALFTLCGLAVAVVALSWALFTYVEEPARKWWSRHTPRRLAR; encoded by the coding sequence GTGACCGCCACCCTTCTCCCCGCTCCCGCCCGCCCCCGCAGCGCGGATGCGCGCGCGCCGCGGCTCGATTCGCTGACCGGGATGCGCTTCATCGCAGCCCTCGCCGTCTTCGTTCACCACACCACCGGACTCGCCCCGGGCAAGGGTCTCGCGCAGGCGCCCGTGCTCTTCCCGTACTCGACCATGGGTGTCAACGGCGTCGGGTTCTTCTTCGTGCTGTCCGGGTTTCTGCTGGCCTGGGGGCACCGCCCCGGCACGCGTCGCGGTCTCTTCTACTGGCGTCGCGCCGGCCGCATCTGGCCCGCCCATCTCGCCGCCACGATCCCGTGCATCTGGGTGTTCTACCTCTGGGGCGGCGTGCCCACGGACGCGTTCAGTTTTGTCACGTCGCTGCTGCTCGTGCAGACCTGGTTCCCCGGCGTCGTGCCCATGTTCCCGGGCAACAGCGTGGCCTGGACGCTCAGTGTCGAGGTGTTCTTCTACCTCCTGTTCCCGTGGGTGATCGGCCCGGCGCTGCGCCTGCGCACCCGCACCCTCGCGCTCCTCGCGGCGTCCGGCCTCACCGCCATGTGGGCCGTCAACTGGTGGGCCGCCGCGCACCTTTCGCCCTTCGCCCGCGAATGGGTCATGCGCCATCCGGTGACGCGCCTGCCCGAGTTCGCGGTCGGCCTCGTGTGCGCGATCGCCCTGCGCCGCGGCCACCGGATCGCCCTGCGCCCGGCCGCACTGCTCGCCGCCTTCGCCGCGTACACGGCCGTGTACTGCCACCGGACCGTCTGGTTCTCGCCGGACACAGTGGGCCAACTGGAGTGGACCGTGCGGCCGTTCGTCGCCGTGTTCTCGGCGCTCCTCATCGTCGCGTACGCCCAGCGTGAGCTGTCCGGGCGCCGCGGAGCGCTCTGTTCGCGCCCCATGGTGCTGCTCGGCGCGTGGTCGTACGCGTTCTATCTGCTGCACCAGACGCTGAACCGGTACGTGCAGGACACCTGGGGCCGGATGCGGCCCGACAACTCCGCCCTGTTCACGCTGTGCGGACTCGCCGTCGCGGTGGTCGCTCTGTCCTGGGCGCTGTTCACGTACGTCGAGGAACCGGCCAGAAAGTGGTGGTCCCGGCACACGCCGCGTCGTCTCGCACGGTGA
- a CDS encoding methyltransferase domain-containing protein: protein MHQSAYEQMELCVRSYLPRGRRLRVVDLGARVSDGQVRTHKSLLEGYDTEYVGVDVLKGRNVDAVMAKPYRIPVRSNSADFLISGQAFEHIPFFWASMLEIARVLKPEGTAFITAPSRGHVHDAQDCWRYYPDGMRALAAYTRLELREVYTDFPPMKGIRHAYGSIDAKHAYWGDTVGVFRKPAKYPRLTMALVRSTTRWWANRVGGVDGVPLPTPLAGRERCGRPLVLPKPPGASNGEKILRVDEM from the coding sequence ATGCACCAGTCCGCGTACGAACAGATGGAGCTCTGTGTCCGGAGCTACCTGCCGCGCGGGCGGCGGCTGCGGGTGGTCGACCTCGGCGCGCGGGTCTCGGACGGACAGGTGCGCACCCACAAGTCGCTCTTGGAGGGGTACGACACCGAGTACGTCGGCGTCGACGTGCTGAAGGGGCGCAATGTGGACGCGGTGATGGCGAAGCCGTACCGTATCCCGGTTCGCTCCAACAGTGCCGACTTCCTCATTTCCGGCCAGGCCTTCGAGCACATCCCGTTCTTCTGGGCCTCGATGCTGGAGATCGCCCGGGTCCTCAAACCGGAGGGCACCGCGTTCATCACGGCCCCCTCGCGCGGCCATGTGCACGACGCGCAGGACTGCTGGCGCTACTACCCGGACGGGATGCGCGCCCTCGCCGCGTACACGCGTCTCGAACTGCGCGAGGTGTACACCGACTTCCCGCCGATGAAGGGAATCCGGCACGCCTACGGCAGCATCGACGCCAAGCACGCCTACTGGGGCGACACCGTCGGCGTCTTCCGCAAGCCGGCCAAGTACCCGCGTCTGACCATGGCGTTGGTGCGCTCGACGACGCGCTGGTGGGCCAATCGCGTCGGCGGAGTCGACGGGGTGCCGCTGCCGACGCCGCTCGCGGGACGGGAGAGGTGCGGCCGGCCGCTGGTCCTTCCCAAGCCGCCCGGCGCATCAAACGGTGAGAAAATCCTCCGTGTTGACGAAATGTGA
- a CDS encoding TylF/MycF/NovP-related O-methyltransferase — MAWRSAVNGVIKQLTGYQLTRVPVPAPRQAARAPEPAAPAPKPTPKPKGLVLPEDYDDEAKAIIRAVKPYTMTSPERLNAFILATRHIVRHNIPGDIVECGVWRGGSMQACAKALLSQGDTERGLYLFDTYEGMTPPTEEDLRRDGKSAEELLAAQGKDRPIWAVATLDDVKSGFQGVPYPADRLHFVQGRVEDTVPQQAPEQISILRLDTDWYASTKHELDHLYDRLVPGGVLLIDDYGYWQGSRQAVDEFLEKTGERLLLLRMDEGRIAVKP; from the coding sequence ATGGCATGGCGAAGCGCAGTGAACGGCGTCATCAAGCAACTCACCGGGTACCAGCTGACCCGCGTACCGGTGCCCGCTCCCCGGCAGGCCGCCCGCGCGCCCGAGCCTGCGGCCCCGGCGCCCAAGCCGACGCCGAAACCCAAGGGCCTGGTCCTCCCCGAGGACTACGACGACGAGGCGAAGGCCATCATCCGTGCGGTCAAGCCGTACACGATGACCTCGCCGGAGCGGCTCAACGCCTTCATCCTCGCCACCCGTCACATCGTCAGGCACAACATCCCCGGCGACATCGTCGAGTGCGGCGTGTGGCGCGGCGGTTCGATGCAGGCCTGCGCCAAGGCCCTCCTCTCGCAGGGCGACACGGAGCGCGGCCTCTACCTCTTCGACACGTACGAGGGCATGACGCCGCCCACCGAGGAGGACCTCAGGCGCGACGGCAAGTCCGCCGAGGAACTGCTCGCCGCCCAGGGCAAGGACCGCCCGATCTGGGCCGTCGCCACCCTCGACGACGTCAAGTCCGGTTTCCAGGGCGTTCCTTACCCCGCCGACCGGCTCCACTTCGTCCAGGGCAGGGTCGAGGACACCGTCCCCCAGCAGGCCCCGGAGCAGATCTCGATCCTGCGCCTCGACACCGACTGGTACGCCTCCACCAAGCACGAACTCGACCATCTCTACGACCGGTTGGTGCCCGGCGGCGTCCTCCTCATCGACGACTACGGCTACTGGCAGGGCTCGCGGCAGGCCGTCGACGAGTTCCTGGAGAAGACCGGCGAGCGGCTGCTGCTCCTGCGTATGGACGAGGGGCGCATCGCCGTCAAGCCCTGA